The Pochonia chlamydosporia 170 chromosome 1, whole genome shotgun sequence genome window below encodes:
- a CDS encoding siderophore biosynthesis enzyme (similar to Metarhizium acridum CQMa 102 XP_007809097.1): protein MGIRTFAIGALCLASSVVARTDLVGCTYFDTVSAYPGGQPFATRIWYVPGSGELCDFLDCGGGRAPPKTTVPGCAAYEGTETYSPSFINPKTLGHAPATNSPAKTTASESAAGTTASGSSDVATTATTPVVTKAPESSVSGSNTAQVTATPSGSGVSGTNSTKPTSSSSTGGAALPTAGAMLGSWMMAGVAAGLGLF from the coding sequence ATGGGTATTCGTACTTTCGCCATCGGCGCCCTGTGCCTCGCCTCTTCGGTTGTCGCCCGTACTGATCTTGTTGGATGCACGTACTTTGACACTGTAAGCGCCTATCCCGGCGGACAGCCGTTCGCAACTCGAATTTGGTACGTTCCTGGCTCAGGCGAGCTCTGTGATTTTCTCGACTGCGGCGGCGGCCGGGCTCCTCCCAAGACAACTGTGCCTGGGTGTGCGGCCTACGAGGGCACCGAGACGTACTCGCCTTCTTTCATCAACCCGAAGACTCTTGGACATGCTCCGGCCACGAATAGCCCTGCGAAGACTACCGCCAGCGAGTCTGCTGCTGGGACTACTGCCAGTGGCTCGTCTGATGTCGCCACCACCGCGACGACTCCTGTCGTCACAAAGGCGCCTGAGTCGTCGGTGTCTGGCTCAAACACGGCCCAGGTGACGGCAACGCCTTCCGGTTCTGGTGTGTCTGGCACTAATAGCACGAAGCCGACGTCCAGCTCGAGCACTGGCGGAGCTGCTCTGCCTACGGCTGGTGCGATGTTGGGCTCTTGGAtgatggctggtgttgctgctgggctgggcttgttTTAA
- a CDS encoding bZIP transcription factor domain-containing protein: MDCVSNFPFILPVPAYSVSWDARAISGPVLNDETKFRESIEEGSGRWGPFRQGRAPPQSVKISSQDINNINPTQSSPRSAHLLVDLDFSTAIESIRSSSSFTTATISAQDFPVFTTDSQSTWLPNSPSALPAPSAHQLQSPVENQQDFVLFDNPQPRQVPNRSTVPLSSQRRHSYHNRRDKLASSAVQNQRVAQILQAIGHPSSSSANRFANQFYASSAPSSSVSLNNQQRIHQHQHSAKPPVPLFDQSTGNVHQSAKMMNAADVDLDEFTAFEGGASTAFSSPAVPSVMDFNGSMSSSTSNLGTISPQDLLVQEPFMSAPNSSALTALTSPSIYNESPDFDGFDVSPNFGSADFESSNDPWYPLFPQDSNHSAPEVNLEDSPAQNSDDIDSVGRATGSGNRKKATNSPTSGGRHSSVAGVNSRKRDKPLPPIIVEDPHDTVAMKRARNTLAARKSRERKAQRLDELEDRIMKLEAERDHWKKIALSQSGAQI; the protein is encoded by the exons ATGGACTGCGTGTCTAATTTCCCGTTTATTCTTCCAGTTCCCGCGTATTCCGTTTCTTGGGACGCACGAGCGATTTCTGGACCCGTGCTGAATGATGAGACGAAATTTCGCGAGTCAATTGAGGAGGGAAGTGGGCGATGGGGCCCCTTTCGGCAAGGA AGAGCTCCCCCGCAATCCGTCAAAATTTCGTCTCAAGACATAAACAACATTAACCCCACTCAATCCTCCCCCCGTTCAGCTCACCTTTTGGTTGATCTGGACTTCAGCACTGCTATAGAAAGCATCCGCTCGAGTTCTTCTTTTACCACCGCCACCATTTCGGCTCAAGACTTTCCAGTCTTCACCACGGATTCCCAATCAACATGGCTTCCCAACTCCCCCTCAGCCCTGCCGGCACCATCCGCGCACCAACTCCAGAGCCCCGTCGAGAATCAACAGGATTTTGTTCTGTTCGACAATCCTCAGCCTCGTCAAGTCCCTAATCGGTCTACTGTTCCGCTGTCCAGCCAGCGCCGTCATTCATACCACAATCGCAGAGACAAGCTAGCTTCCTCAGCTGTCCAGAACCAGCGAGTGGCCCAAATTTTACAGGCTATTGGACAcccatcttcgtcttccgcCAACCGCTTTGCGAATCAGTTTTACGCTTCATCGGCTCCATCGTCTTCAGTCTCCCTGAATAATCAGCAGAGAAtccaccagcaccaacattCTGCCAAACCCCCTGTACCCTTGTTTGATCAGAGTACCGGCAACGTCCATCAATCCGCCAAGATGATGAACGCGGCAGACGTAGACCTGGATGAGTTCACCGCCTTCGAAGGTGGTGCCTCCACGGCATTCTCGTCTCCAGCGGTCCCATCCGTCATGGATTTCAACGGTAGCATGTCAAGCTCCACTTCCAACCTGGGCACCATTTCGCCTCAAGATTTGCTCGTCCAAGAGCCTTTCATGTCGGCGCCAAACTCCTCTGCCCTCACTGCTTTGACGTCGCCATCCATCTACAACGAGTCTCCGGACTTTGATGGATTCGACGTCTCTCCCAACTTTGGAAGTGCCGACTTTGAGAGCTCCAACGACCCTTGGTACCCCTTGTTCCCTCAGGACTCTAATCACAGTGCTCCTGAGGTGAACTTGGAGGATTCACCTGCTCAAAACTCGGACGACATTGACTCCGTAGGTCGTGCTACTGGCTCCGGCAACCGAAAGAAGGCTACCAACTCGCCAACCAGCGGTGGTCGCCACTCTTCTGTTGCCGGAGTCAACTCGCGCAAGCGAGACAAGCCCTTGCCTCCCATCATTGTTGAGGACCCCCATGACACCGTCGCCATGAAGCGAGCTCGTAATACCCTGGCAGCTCGAAAGTCGCGAGAGCGAAAGGCTCAGCGTCTGGACGAGTTGGAGGATCGCATTATGAAGCTTGAGGCAGAGCGTGATCATTGGAAGAAGATTGCTCTCTCGCAGTCTGGCGCGCAAATATAA
- a CDS encoding homoserine dehydrogenase (similar to Aspergillus oryzae RIB40 XP_001816644.1): MATTNSVFIAVIGAGGVGKCFLSQLRDLAVRRPSPKLNLCYIATSRKALYNDDYAAINLDTAVDALAASTKTPPSLPDLVTYLTKAPGKAIIVDNTSSQDVAEAYPTALKAGVSVVTPNKKAFSGSYKLWQDIFQASAASGAKVYHESSVGAGLPVISTLKDLVETGDEVTKIEGVFSGTMSFLFNSFAPVSGSGGKWSEEVNKAKALGYTEPDPRDDLNGLDVARKLTILARLAGLPVESPTAFPVESLIPKELESCSSGDEFMEKLPNFDQQMEERKASAGDKVIRFVGSIDVGAKDVKVGLQTFDASHPIAALKGSDNIISFYTKRYGSNPLIVQGAGAGGDVTAMGVTADLIKVIGQIA; this comes from the exons ATGGCCACCACAAACTCAGTCTTCATTGCCGTAATTG GCGCCGGCGGAGTGGGAAAGTGTTTCTTGTCCCAGCTTCGTGATCTCGCTGTTCGTCGACCATCCCCAAAGTTGAATCTCTGCTACATTGCTACGAGTCGCAAAGCTCTTTACAATGACGACTACGCGGCAATCAACTTGGATACTGCTGTTGATGCCTTGGCCGCTTCTACCAAGACCCCACCTTCTCTTCCGGATCTCGTTACCTACCTTACCAAAGCGCCTGGCAAGGCCATCATTGTCGACAATACGAGTTCTCAAGACGTTGCTGAGGCATACCCCACAGCCCTCAAAGCCGGCGTCAGTGTTGTCACGCCAAATAAAAAAGCTTTCTCCGGATCATATAAGCTGTGGCAGGATATTTTCCAAGCTTCTGCAGCTTCCGGGGCCAAGGTCTACCACGAATCATCCGTTGGTGCGGGTTTGCCTGTGATTTCGACCTTGAAGGATCTTGTGGAAACTGGCGATGAAGTCACAAAGATTGAGGGAGTTTTCAGCGGAACCATGTCATTTCTCTTCAACTCGTTTGCTCCCGTCAgtggcagcggcggcaagTGGTCTGAAGAagtcaacaaggccaaggcgcTTGGTTACACGGAACCTGATCCTCGCGACGACCTCAACGGCCTAGATGTTGCCCGCAAGCTGACCATTCTGGCTCGCCTGGCTGGTTTGCCTGTCGAGTCTCCTACGGCCTTCCCGGTGGAGAGCTTAATTCCCAAGGAGCTGGAATCTTGCTCCAGTGGCGACGAGTTTATGGAGAAGCTTCCCAACTTTGACCAGCAGATGGAAGAGAGGAAAGCCTCAGCCGGAGACAAAGTTATTCGATTCGTTGGCAGCATCGACGTAGGCGCCAAGGATGTCAAGGTCGGCCTCCAGACGTTTGATGCCTCTCACCCAATTGCTGCTTTGAAGGGCAGTGACAACATTATCAGCTTCTACACCAAACGATACGGTAGCAACCCTCTCATTGTTCAAGGAGCGGGCGCGGGCGGAGACGTAACTGCCATGGGTGTGACAGCGGATTTGATCAAGGTTATCGGACAGATTGCCTAA
- a CDS encoding methyltransferase domain-containing protein — MLKSCCCTILNVGLGLEIRTSVTQFVQERIWALREQNDGKLYQNAACIRANTMKFLPNFFKKAQLSKIFICFPDPHFKARKHKARIVSTTLNSEYAYALRPGGIVYTITDVEALHLWMVQHLDAHPSFERVSEEEVEKDECVQVMANETEEGKKVARNKGQKFVALFRRMEDPPWE; from the coding sequence ATGCTGAAAAGTTGTTGCTGCACGATACTTAACGTGGGTTTAGGACTGGAAATCAGAACAAGCGTCACGCAGTTCGTCCAGGAGAGAATATGGGCACTGCGAGAACAAAACGACGGCAAATTATATCAAAACGCGGCTTGTATAcgcgccaacaccatgaagTTCCTTCCAAACTTTTTCAAAAAGGCGCAACTAAGCAAaatcttcatctgcttccCCGACCCGCACTTCAAGGCTAGAAAGCACAAGGCTAGAATAGTCTCAACGACATTGAATTCGGAGTACGCCTACGCGTTACGTCCTGGGGGTATTGTGTACACAATCACGGACGTGGAGGCTCTGCACCTGTGGATGGTGCAACATTTAGATGCTCATCCTTCGTTTGAGCGGGTTTCTGAGGAGGAGGTCGAGAAAGATGAGTGCGTCCAGGTTATGGCAAATGAGACTGAGGAAGGGAAAAAGGTTGCAAGAAATAAGGGACAAAAGTTTGTGGCCCTGTTCAGGCGTATGGAAGATCCGCCTTGGGAGTAG
- a CDS encoding intermediate filament protein (similar to Coccidioides immitis RS XP_001243273.1) produces MDGPASGDMDLIDLTLQNPPVPSVSPALPATTSTNPYDDIRPPLSPSILHSSQSDHAALSSAALAMALKRRDVAVAAVAAFVAWGYAVSWFSVLRWAGYAFVAGILVTIIGLVATLLLTAQRPKRVPTQLPRASFLDASRWKKEVAALKKRQTYERQRLELGCSPHVVDAVDGLLDLILRDFVRSWYSHISSNPVFPNQVDRAVRLAITSLIESLRHKDLAEIVTSRLIPILTAHFRDFYDAEKSVRGRKLNRSVTESEELDLAIASKYKDGRLHPAASLSFPDTKMVQQDYLRSLAERIVPKVLPEHMLASRSVSIIIREIVSCAVLSPVLQLLSDPDTWNQVMENYGRSMLQDRSTVRKLRAALDQHASPTPRTVKMAQAPRLSPGDSERKFEKFIRGIRKVNNLSDARRFRSEVASQLKRDSLQENQEPVYLRRLEMGKRLLDQKVQQLAAGGDRQPVTFNAPTAPVATASRLENVALVELLRDASGLSYFMEYMDRQRLMSLVQFWLVVDGFRNPLEDDGQEDEQNPSNLPMWTESDRMDLQQINQAYLSRPELHVPETSRKEVRQFLEAGKSATPLQYHRARKSILKAQSAVLEEMQSQHYHGFKKSDLYYKCLASQDTSTASLAPPPLPAAHPPTTRASQSYQAKPKPVSRLATSASSQTTRRSGSAADLRGLDVNTNGHDPLTQSRRSLDESGSGPLFDDDDVENDGLMDSVHSVGEPEPPQQVAPDTHVVQAVEEALNNILDDERPQTAEDLRASLFGDVDETDASFLASNDRQSNRDSIDSGQPVVAAKDQEKPSLSSLGLVSAASRIGVFVDDDLFADEDKFLADEVDDTGEGTTDRDEEDEVHEAAPGDLGLAEAISALTNDIDRLAAQEAIVDSLTRKAELTNNTSELRILRKSKASLQREIRRKELQRQQYVVQESDNSLYGRSTIKIKSIQVGREDDGREFAMYVVEVQRNAGEQMPAASWIVTRRYSEFHDLHQKLRSRYPSVRNLDFPRRRVVMKFQSEFLRKRREALEKYLRELLLLPEVCRSRELRAFLSQSVITPGQDILDREDKKDIVSRLYDSVADGMDDILGNIPVLDQISVAGQNLIAAATNQLNAMPLNVNEDTFPAAEAEAELNAFEDKELEPFIKPICDIFLEVFELNRGNNWLRGRAVVVVLQQLLGGTIERKVRDNVKMLLQDESILRYISLVEDNMWPDGVLLRDRKPRSETQKKKTRTEASLMLATLVPDLAGNVVGRANAQTASRRIFATLNNSRLNAHLVFTMLDEIISIMFEDS; encoded by the exons atggatgggCCGGCGTctggtgacatggacttgattGACTTGACGCTTCAGAACCCCCCAGTGCCATCCGTGTCCCCTGCTCTCCCTGCAACCACTTCAACAAACCCCTACGACGATATTCGACCTCCACTTTCACCCTCAATCCTTCATTCCTCGCAATCAGACCATGCGGCTCTATCGTCCGCAgctctggccatggccctgAAGCGAAGAGACGTGGCTGTCGCTGCCGTAGCCGCTTTCGTTGCTTGGGGATATGCTGTGAGCTGGTTCTCCGTGTTACGATGGGCCGGATATGCATTTGTGGCCGGCATCCTTGTCACCATTATCGGCCTCGTCGCAACTTTATTATTGACAGCGCAGCGACCGAAACGTGTGCCGACACAGCTTCCTAGGGCTTCCTTTCTAGACGCTAGTCGCTGGAAGAAAGAAGTGGCTGCTTTAAAGAAACGACAAACATACGAGAGGCAGAGACTGGAACTTGGTTGCTCACcgcatgttgttgatgctgtcgATGGCCTACTCGACTTGATCCTTCGCGACTTCGTGCGCAGCTGGTATTCCCATATCAGCTCAAACCCTGTTTTCCCGAACCAAGTCGACCGCGCGGTGCGCCTGGCAATCACGAGTTTGATCGAGTCGTTACGACACAAGGACTTGGCAGAAATAGTTACGAGTCGTCTTATTCCAATTCTCACTGCCCACTTCCGCGATTTTTACGATGCTGAAAAGTCAGTCCGAGGGAGAAAACTAAACCGCTCAGTTACGGAATCCGAAGAGCTGGACCTGGCCATTGCGTCCAAGTACAAGGATGGGCGCCTGCACCCTGCCGCCTCTCTGTCATTCCCAGACACCAAGATGGTGCAGCAGGATTATCTGAGGTCTCTTGCTGAGAGAATTGTTCCCAAGGTATTGCCCGAACATATGCTAGCCAGTAGGTCCGTGTCTATCATCATTCGCGAGATTGTCAGCTGCGCTGTGCTGTCCCCAGTGCTGCAGCTGTTATCTGATCCAGATACATGGAATCAAGTGATGGAAAACTATGGCCGCAGCATGTTGCAGGACAGGTCGACAGTTCGCAAGCTTAGAGCGGCACTTGATCAGCATGCATCACCAACGCCTCGGACAGTGAAGATGGCACAAGCACCCAGGCTAAGCCCGGGCGACAGTGAGCGCAAGTTTGAAAAGTTTATTCGTGGCATACGGAAAGTGAACAACTTGTCAGATGCGCGGCGTTTCCGGAGCGAAGTGGCTAGCCAACTGAAGCGAGACTCGCTACAGGAGAATCAGGAACCGGTATATCTTAGGCGCTTGGAGATGGGCAAGCGACTGCTGGACCAAAAAGTCCAGCAACTTGCCGCTGGTGGTGATCGTCAACCCGTGACGTTCAATGCACCAACTGCGCCTGTTGCAACGGCTTCTAGGTTAGAGAATGTTGCTCTCGTTGAGCTCTTGAGGGACGCGTCTGGACTTTCATATTTCATGGAATACATGGACCGCCAGCGTTTAATGTCTCTGGTGCAGTTCTGGCTAGTAGTGGATGGGTTTCGAAACCCattggaggatgatggccaagaagatgaacAAAACCCCTCCAACTTGCCCATGTGGACCGAATCAGATCGAATGGACCTGCAGCAAATCAACCAAGCATACTTGTCACGTCCCGAATTACATGTCCCAGAGACATCTAGGAAGGAAGTCCGCCAGTTCCTTGAAGCTGGCAAATCCGCGACACCCTTACAATATCATCGAGCTAGAAAATCTATTCTCAAAGCGCAAAGCGCAGTTTTGGAGGAGATGCAGTCACAGCATTACCATGGCTTCAAGAAGTCTGATCTATACTATAAGTGTCTCGCATCCCAAGACACATCCACGGCAAGCTTGGCACCACCCCCCTTACCAGCAGCTCATCCTCCCACAACACGAGCATCGCAATCTTATCAAGCCAAACCAAAACCGGTCTCTCGACTTGCAACATCCGCCTCAAGTCAAACTACTAGGCGATCTGGTTCTGCGGCGGATCTCCGTGGTCTGGACGTCAACACGAATGGGCATGATCCTCTGACTCAGTCTCGACGGTCGCTAGATGAGTCCGGATCAGGGCCGCttttcgacgacgacgacgtggAAAACGACGGGTTAATGGACTCAGTTCACAGCGTGGGTGAGCCTGAGCCACCACAACAGGTGGCCCCAGACACGCATGTCGTCCaagccgttgaagaagctttgAACAACATATTGGATGATGAAAGACCCCAGACGGCAGAGGACTTGAGAGCGTCCCTATTTGGAGACGTCGACGAGACTGAcgcaagcttcttggccagcaacgACCGCCAGTCCAACCGCGATTCGATAGACTCTGGACAACCTGTTGTAGCTGCCAAAGATCAGGAGAAGCCTAGTTTGTCGTCCTTGGGTTTAGTCAGTGCAGCGTCAAGAATCGGAGTTTTCGTCGACGATGATTTGTTTGCGGACGAAGACAAGTTCCTTGcagatgaagttgacgatACTGGAGAAGGTACCACGGATagagacgaagaggatgaagtCCACGAAGCAGCACCAGGTGACCTTGGCCTCGCAGAAGCCATCAGCGCGTTGACCAACGACATTGATCGCTTAGCAGCACAAGAGGCCATTGTGGACTCACTGACGCGAAAAGCCGAGCTAACAAACAATACCTCTGAGCTACGAATCCTGCGCAAATCCAAGGCGAGCTTACAAAGAGAAATTCGGCGCAAAGAGCTTCAACGACAGCAGTATGTTGTTCAAGAGAGTGACAACAGTCTGTATGGTCGGTCTAccatcaagatcaagtcgaTTCAGGTGGGCCGGGAGGATGACGGCAGAGAATTTGCTATGTATGTTGTCGAAGTGCAACGCAATGCTGGCGAGCAAATGCCTGCGGCATCGTGGATTGTTACAAGGCGATATAGCGAGTTCCATGACCTTCACCAAAAACTACGATCCAGATATCCGTCAGTGAGGAACCTGGACTTTCCTCGCCGAAGAGTAGTCATGAAATTCCAGAGCGAATTTCTCCGAAAGAGAAGGGAGGCCCTGGAAAAGTATTTACGAGAGCTACTCCTCCTTCCAGAAGTTTGTCGCAGCAGAGAACTTCGAGCCTTTTTATCCCAGAGTGTGATCACTCCTGGTCAGGATATATTGGATCGTGAGGATAAGAAGGACATTGTGTCTCGTCTGTACGATTCGGTCGCGGATGGCATGGACGATATCCTGGGCAATATACCTGTTCTGGATCAAATATCTGTGGCTGGTCAAAATctcattgccgccgccaccaatcAACTAAATGCGATGCCACTCAACGTAAATGAAGACACGTTTCCCGCCGccgaagcagaagcagagcTGAATGCCTTCGAGGACAAGGAACTAGAGCCCTTTATCAAACCTATCTGTGATATATTCTTGGAAGTTTTTGAATTGAACAGAGGCAACAACTGGCTCCGTGGACGAGCCGTCGTTGTGGTCCTGCAACAACTCCTAGGGGGCACTATTGAGAGAAAGGTGCGGGACAATGTCAAAATGCTCCTACAGGATGAGTCTATTCTTCGGTATATTTCTCTGGTAGAAGACAACATGTGGCCTGATGGAGTCCTACTCCGCGACAGAAAGCCTAGGTCCGAGacgcagaagaagaaaaccCGAACGGAGGCGAGTCTTATGTTGGCTACACTTGTACCAGATTTGGCTGGAAATGTTGTTGGGAGGGCGAATGCGCAAACTGCCAGTCGGCGCATTTTCGCGACGTTGAACAATTCCCGACTCAA TGCCCATTTGGTATTTACGATGCTGGATGAAATTATATCCATCATGTTTGAAGATTCATAG
- a CDS encoding pre-mRNA splicing factor (similar to Metarhizium acridum CQMa 102 XP_007814433.1) — protein MTTEVSATRLYLGNLPRNATKADIEAHFATHGTGDITEVKLMNGFGFIEYKDPMDARDVVPDGSDFMGERLTVQFARGPRQRESGFGGGHERAPPRPRRTPHRMQITGLPNETSWQDLKDFARQPGLDVVYSETGRDSNGRGFVEYETAADLRTAVEKLDGREFKGNRVQCVADTQPDMPPREGRGRSRSPGGGGGRRPYNNAPPRFDEYDRRGAPPRAGYNDRRDPGPYGYRDRSPRREYYDDRTRYRSPPRGPPPVEDYPPPRGRYEDPYRRDYAPPPPDPYANGRQYERPPRDFPPREPAYAPRDGYAREYDRGGRYW, from the exons atgactACTGAGGTCTCGGCTACGCGGCTCTACCTGGGCAACCTTCCTCGCAATG CTACCAAAGCCGATATCGAGGCTCACTTTGCGACTCATGGCACCGGAGACATCACTGAAGTGAAGCTTATGAACggctttggcttcatcgAATACAAGGATCCTATGGATGCCCGCGACGTTGTTCCGG ATGGATCCGACTTCATGGGAGAGCGTCTCACCGTTCAATTTGCCCGCGGACCGCGACAGAGAGAAAGCGGCTTTGGAGGCGGCCATGAGCGCGCTCCACCACGACCTCGACGAACTCCGCACAGGATGCAAATAACCGGGCTTCCGAACGAAACCAGTTGGCAG GACCTCAAAGACTTTGCACGTCAACCCGGTCTTGACGTGGTGTACTCCGAGACGGGGCGAGATTCTAATGGCAGGGG TTTTGTCGAGTATGAGACCGCTGCAGACTTGCGAACCGCTGTAGAGAAGCTTGATGGTCGCGAGTTTAAGGGAAACCGCGTCCAGTGCGTTGCTGAT ACTCAGCCTGATATGCCTCCCCGAGAGGGTCGCGGTCGTTCACGTTCacctggtggtggtggcggccgACGGCCATACAACAATGCGCCTCCCCGATTCGATGAATATGATCGACGCGGCGCGCCTCCTCGTGCTGGCTACAACGACCGCCGAGACCCTGGACCTTATGGTTACCGTGATCGAAGCCCAAGGCGAGAGTACTACGATGATAGGACGCGCTACCGCTCTCCTCCTCGAGGCCCTCCCCCCGTGGAAGATTACCCGCCTCCCCGCGGCCGCTACGAGGACCCATACCGCCGAGACTATGCTCCTCCACCCCCCGACCCATATGCCAACGGTCGCCAATATGAGCGTCCCCCAAGGGACTTTCCTCCTCGAGAGCCAGCGTACGCACCCCGAGACGGGTACGCTCGCGAATATGACAGAGGTGGACGCTACTGGTAA
- a CDS encoding peroxisomal biogenesis factor (PEX11) (similar to Metarhizium acridum CQMa 102 XP_007814434.1) encodes MVADALAYHPTVAHYLRFVATTVGRDKLLRTIQYFARFYAWYLLRTNATKAQIAPWDVTKKQFGLTRKILRVGKNVEHFKAAVVAADTKAFDSFLRYAAIGRQIGYAGYLTFDSAALPDAAGIKKWEKAKTLQAYGYRFWAMGLVFSISAQLYTLYQLKQREAKIDRKDGEGVVESKRITLERSASQLQIISDLCDLTVPSSALGWAGFDDGFVGLAGTLSSLIGMYSQWKKTA; translated from the exons ATGGTCGCCGACGCTCTCGCCTACCACCCCACCGTCGCGCACTACCTGCGCTTCGTCGCTACCACCGTCGGCCGCGACAAGCTCCTCCGCACGATCCAATACTTTGCCCGCTTCTACGCTTGGTATCTCCTGCGCACCAACGCCACAAAGGCCCAGATCGCCCCCTGGGACGTCACCAAGAAGCAGTTTGGCCTGACGCGCAAGATCCTCCGCGTCGGCAAGAACGTCGAGCACTTCAAGGCCGCTGTCGTCGCCGCCGATACCAAGGCCTTCGACTCGTTCCTCCGCTACGCCGCCATCGGCAGACAGATCGGCTACGCGGGTTACTTGACGTTTGACTCGGCTGCGCTGCCGGATGCCGCGGGCATCAAGAAGTgggagaaggcgaagacgcTGCAGGCATATGGGTACAGGTTCTGGGCCATGGGCCTGGTCTTCAGCATCTCGGCTCAGTTGTACACGTTGTATCAGCTGAAGCAGCGGGAGGCCAAGATTGACCGCAAGGATGGTGAGGGCGTTGTTGAGAGCAAGCGCATTACCCT TGAGCGATCTGCTAGCCAGCTTCAAATCATTTCAGATCTCTGCGATCTTACTGTTCCCTCCTCTGCTCTCGGCTGGGCTGGTTTCGATGACGGCTTCGTTGGTCTCGCCGGTACATTGAGCAGTTTGATCGGCATGTACTCTCAATGGAAGAAGACTGCGTAA
- a CDS encoding fructose-1,6-bisphosphatase (similar to Aspergillus terreus NIH2624 XP_001213127.1), translated as MTDNGEKVNTNIVTLTRFLNEEQTKHKEASGDFTLLCHALQFSFKSIAYYIRRATLVNLTGLAGSSNTTGDEQKKLDVISNDLFIEAMRSSNKCALLVSEEEEDIIYFENATGARYAVACDPIDGSSNLDAGVSVGTIFAVHKLPEGSKGSKEDILKPGTELVAAGFTMYGASAQLVLTMKDSSVNGFTLDNGIGEFILTHPNMRIPRSRAIYSVNEGNSLYWEENTIGYFNSLKQAQSNGKPYSSRYIGSMVADAYRTLLYGGMFAYPADKKSPKGKLRILYECAPMAMVFENAGGQAIDSNMKRMMEVNPEHIHDRSGIFMGSYDEIEKVKAFHK; from the exons ATGACGGACAACGGCGAAAAGGTCAACACTAACATTGTGACGCTGACTCGGTTCTTGAACGAGGAGCAGACCAAGCACAAGGAGGCCAGTGGTGACTTTAC CCTCCTCTGCCACGCCCTCCAATTCTCATTCAAGTCCATCGCATACTACATCCGTCGCGCAACGCTCGTCAACCTCACCGGTCTCGCCggctcctccaacaccacagGCGACGAGCAAAAGAAGCTCGATGTCATCTCCAACGACCTCTTCATCGAAGCCATGCGCTCTTCCAACAAGTGCGCGCTGCTCGTCTccgaagaggaagaagacatcATCTACTTTGAAAACGCCACGGGAGCCCGCTACGCAGTCGCTTGTGACCCCATCGATGGCTCGTCCAACCTGGACGCCGGTGTCTCCGTCGGCACCATCTTTGCCGTCCACAAGCTCCCCGAGGGCTCCAAGGGCTCCAAGGAGGACATTCTCAAGCCGGGCACCGAGCTGGTCGCAGCTGGGTTCACCATGTATGGCGCCTCTGCTCAGCTTGTGCTCACCATGAAGGACAGCTCCGTCAACGGCTTCACGCTCGACAATGGCATTGGCGAGTTTATCCTGACGCATCCCAACATGCGTATTCCCCGATCGAGGGCCATTTACTCCGTCAATGAGGGTAACTCGCTGTACTGGGAGGAGAACACCATTGGATACTTTAACTCGTTGAAGCAGGCGCAGTCCAATGGCAAGCCTTACTCTTCGAGATATATCGGCTCCATGGTGGCTGATGCGTACAGAACGCTGCTGTACGGTGGTATGTTTGCGTATCCTGCGGATAAGAAGAGTCCCAAGGGGAAGCTGCGTATCTTGTATGAGTGCGcacccatggccatggtCTTTGAAAATG CTGGTGGCCAAGCTATCGACAGCAACATGAAGCGCATGATGGAGGTCAACCCCGAGCACATCCACGACCGTTCGGGTATCTTCATGGGCAGCTACGACGAGAttgaaaaggtcaaggcttTCCACAAATAA